One genomic window of Corynebacterium sp. sy039 includes the following:
- a CDS encoding type 1 glutamine amidotransferase, which produces MITVMQPDPKVTLDRFQTWLQEAGQEIQLIALYEQPVPQLGECGEALLILGGTMDALDAQQSPWLPDLHRLLRQALAQNVPVMGICLGHQIIADCFGGEVVVNSRTHAEEGVREIVLTSAGQADPILGALDAKAHLPLSHHDAVTVLPAGATLLASSAACPLQSFRLGSITAVQFHPEASPRTAGYWASLSGGDETWYREEQEKYDADIQRNGKALAAAFAASVTVADNKNS; this is translated from the coding sequence ATGATCACAGTCATGCAACCGGATCCGAAAGTCACCCTCGACAGATTCCAGACTTGGTTGCAGGAGGCTGGGCAGGAAATACAACTCATTGCGCTCTATGAACAGCCAGTTCCACAATTAGGAGAATGTGGTGAGGCGCTCCTTATCCTTGGTGGCACTATGGATGCTCTCGACGCTCAGCAGTCCCCGTGGTTGCCTGATCTTCATCGCCTGCTGCGCCAGGCTTTGGCTCAGAATGTCCCGGTCATGGGCATTTGTTTAGGGCACCAAATCATTGCTGACTGCTTTGGTGGTGAAGTGGTGGTGAATAGTCGCACTCATGCCGAAGAGGGCGTGCGCGAAATTGTTTTGACCTCAGCTGGTCAGGCAGATCCTATTTTGGGTGCCCTCGACGCTAAAGCCCACCTGCCACTCTCGCACCACGATGCGGTAACTGTGTTGCCTGCAGGTGCCACGCTCTTAGCATCTAGTGCTGCTTGTCCGCTGCAAAGTTTCCGACTCGGTTCTATCACTGCAGTGCAATTCCACCCTGAGGCTTCACCACGTACTGCTGGTTATTGGGCATCGCTTTCCGGAGGTGATGAAACCTGGTATCGCGAGGAACAAGAAAAATATGACGCTGATATTCAGCGCAATGGCAAAGCTCTAGCAGCGGCCTTTGCTGCGAGTGTGACTGTAGCGGATAATAAAAATTCATGA
- a CDS encoding sodium:alanine symporter family protein — translation MAELLTTINDTIWSTPLVMLFLAAGIFFTLRTGLIQVLGLPDFFRQIRREKASQDGLSPFQTLMVSMAARVGIGNIAGVATAIAFGGPGAVFWMWVMGFLGAATSFIECTLAQIYKERDPETGQYRGGPAFYIEKAYAHTKAAPILKILALVVAAIHAIATIFFLPSMQANGIANAVTTVWHLDARLIGLILALLLAVIVVGGIQRIAQFASFIVPFMASTYIIIALIIMLSHATRIPEVCELIFKSAFGKEEIFAGITGSAFAWGIRRGVYSNEAGQGNGAMFAGSAEVSHPVKQGFVQAVSVYVDTLLVCSATAFIIISTDMFNVYSSTDASGNTPLLYHGALGDNTPAGPNYVQAGLDTFIAGTGPAFVAIAICFFGFTSAVACYYLAETNLSFLLRSGVKRRGYGTQLPRVAAPFSQRISFSRRIAQGTIIAAMFIGATSTPGAAWLLGDIGMGSLAWFNLIIIVALHRVVITALKDYRLQRAQGLDPQFHPKKLGIKNAEFWVGWRGYKRRF, via the coding sequence ATGGCCGAGCTACTCACCACCATCAACGACACCATCTGGTCAACCCCACTCGTTATGCTCTTCCTTGCCGCCGGGATATTCTTCACCCTAAGAACCGGACTCATACAGGTACTCGGCTTACCCGACTTCTTCCGACAAATCCGACGCGAAAAAGCATCACAAGACGGACTCTCCCCATTCCAAACACTTATGGTATCCATGGCAGCTCGCGTCGGGATTGGCAACATAGCCGGAGTCGCCACCGCCATCGCCTTCGGCGGACCAGGTGCAGTATTCTGGATGTGGGTCATGGGATTCCTTGGCGCCGCCACCTCCTTTATCGAATGCACCCTCGCACAAATCTACAAAGAACGCGACCCCGAAACAGGGCAATACCGAGGCGGACCTGCCTTCTACATCGAAAAAGCCTACGCCCACACCAAAGCCGCACCCATCCTCAAGATCCTTGCCCTCGTCGTGGCAGCAATCCACGCCATAGCCACCATATTCTTCCTCCCATCCATGCAAGCCAATGGCATCGCCAATGCAGTCACCACCGTCTGGCACCTCGACGCCCGCCTGATCGGGTTAATCCTCGCACTACTACTGGCAGTGATTGTCGTCGGCGGTATACAACGCATCGCCCAATTCGCCAGTTTCATCGTCCCCTTCATGGCAAGCACCTACATCATCATCGCACTCATCATCATGCTCAGCCACGCCACACGCATACCAGAAGTATGTGAGCTCATTTTCAAGTCCGCCTTCGGCAAAGAAGAAATCTTCGCCGGCATCACAGGCTCCGCCTTTGCCTGGGGAATCCGACGCGGCGTATATTCCAACGAAGCCGGACAAGGAAACGGCGCCATGTTCGCAGGCTCCGCCGAAGTCAGCCACCCCGTCAAACAAGGCTTTGTCCAAGCCGTATCAGTTTACGTCGACACGCTACTCGTATGCTCCGCCACAGCCTTCATCATCATCTCCACCGATATGTTCAACGTATACAGCTCCACCGACGCATCCGGCAACACCCCACTGCTCTACCACGGCGCACTCGGCGACAACACCCCCGCAGGACCAAACTACGTCCAAGCCGGGCTCGACACCTTCATCGCCGGCACAGGACCTGCATTCGTCGCCATCGCCATCTGTTTCTTCGGATTCACCAGTGCCGTTGCCTGCTACTACCTTGCCGAAACAAACCTGTCATTCTTGCTGCGAAGTGGGGTTAAGCGGCGAGGTTATGGCACTCAGCTTCCTCGGGTCGCTGCCCCGTTCTCCCAACGCATATCGTTCTCCCGACGCATAGCCCAAGGCACGATTATCGCCGCCATGTTCATCGGAGCCACCAGCACACCCGGCGCCGCCTGGCTACTAGGCGACATCGGCATGGGCAGTCTCGCCTGGTTCAACCTCATCATCATTGTTGCACTACACAGGGTAGTTATCACCGCCCTCAAAGACTATCGACTCCAACGCGCCCAAGGACTCGACCCACAATTCCACCCCAAGAAACTAGGGATCAAGAACGCAGAGTTTTGGGTGGGGTGGAGGGGTTATAAGAGGCGGTTTTGA
- a CDS encoding MFS transporter: MIARNVKISGKAMVLAVALLLSSLVDEIFATAVLLKISAIDARMSVTLFLVVTIGALMAGPLSSRLLVRIAHRRAIIFAVFLCEGSVMALSATLFDAPHMLIFSSGLMGLLGALLWAVIMVIIADSFEGKRFDQVNSVITTMRNLGFVTGPACTGFLFHVGFSAVVALVAAIAFLSAALCAIRWSDIFPGVTANKTETQQQKKHNFLSGLVELLGDTRLRNRLITPLCTVFFGSVVNVGVVLYVLNMRDMGTMVFGAIGTAISTGLVLGPLALELCSIRLRTQSGLALGALLTALGIGGIFLPWSWLGLCLGGLLLGIGNGVQNVYFNRFMKITTTEDNREIRIPAYIFLIYCFSLASYFFGYVFDAENVVFIMHTGSIVTAVLAVFAFLLKDIQPAPKPTVA, translated from the coding sequence ATGATTGCGCGCAATGTAAAAATATCGGGAAAAGCAATGGTCCTGGCTGTTGCTCTTTTATTGAGTAGCCTGGTGGATGAGATATTCGCTACTGCTGTGCTGCTAAAAATCTCTGCAATAGATGCCCGAATGTCGGTAACTCTATTTCTCGTAGTAACTATCGGCGCTCTCATGGCAGGTCCATTAAGTTCTCGACTCCTTGTTCGCATAGCACATCGTCGTGCAATTATTTTCGCAGTGTTTCTCTGTGAAGGCAGTGTCATGGCGTTATCAGCTACGCTTTTCGACGCTCCGCATATGCTCATTTTCAGCTCAGGATTAATGGGATTGTTGGGGGCACTCTTGTGGGCTGTCATTATGGTGATCATCGCGGATTCTTTCGAGGGAAAGCGTTTTGACCAGGTCAATAGTGTGATAACCACAATGAGAAATCTAGGCTTTGTGACCGGTCCCGCCTGTACTGGGTTCCTATTTCATGTGGGATTTTCCGCAGTGGTGGCATTGGTGGCTGCTATCGCTTTCCTTAGCGCTGCACTATGTGCAATACGCTGGTCGGATATTTTTCCTGGAGTGACGGCTAATAAAACTGAAACACAACAGCAGAAGAAGCATAATTTTCTTTCCGGTCTTGTGGAACTACTTGGTGACACACGCCTGAGGAATCGCCTGATAACACCATTGTGCACTGTATTTTTCGGTTCAGTCGTGAATGTGGGAGTAGTGCTTTATGTTCTCAATATGCGTGACATGGGGACAATGGTGTTTGGTGCAATTGGTACCGCAATAAGTACCGGACTGGTACTTGGACCACTTGCGCTTGAATTGTGCTCAATTAGACTACGAACCCAATCAGGTTTGGCTTTAGGTGCGCTACTGACTGCTTTAGGAATCGGCGGTATCTTTTTGCCCTGGTCGTGGCTCGGATTATGCCTTGGTGGATTATTGCTAGGCATTGGTAATGGGGTGCAGAATGTGTATTTCAATCGCTTCATGAAAATAACCACTACGGAAGATAACCGTGAAATACGCATTCCGGCATATATTTTCCTCATTTATTGTTTCTCATTGGCGTCTTATTTCTTCGGGTATGTTTTCGACGCTGAAAATGTGGTGTTCATTATGCACACAGGAAGTATCGTTACTGCCGTCCTGGCTGTTTTCGCTTTCCTGCTCAAGGATATACAGCCTGCACCAAAACCCACAGTAGCGTAA
- a CDS encoding iron ABC transporter permease: protein MKKKLSLCLIALVLAWAILTFLIWPQANLLFSIFFPDGHFSFDAVEKLIKSQRATRSLINSVLLALFLSVSNNLVGIFIVLVTRYFRIYGAQLLWLGFATTFIYGGVVLAAGYKFIYGAKGIATQLLSSFIPGLDPHWFQGFWAVAFTMTLATTTNHLLFVSAALRKIDNQTIEAARNMGASHLLILRRIVLPTLAPTLFAVTILTFLTGLGALSAPQILGGREFQTITPLVLAFSMSQSSRQLAALLALSLGLITIGLLVVFNHLEKSGMYFSVSKVSMRLQKQKIDNPIANNLIHLLAYFLWLLYILPIALIVIFSFMSPAAIADGKLNFSALSLENYIRVFTHDNALRPFVVSVGYGVLAALIATVLMLFVAHIVSKYHTALAKILEYALHIPWLLPATMLALGLIMSYDHPTAQLGGMVLTGTPIILLIAYVIVKIPFTLRLLKAAFSSLNSSCEEAATLLGANPLYIFRRITLPAIFPATAAVTALNITSLLDDYDMAVFLAHPRYQPLGLIIQANTTGAVGPEAHANTLVYSVLLMIISTVTMYVVYGRAHSERYTR, encoded by the coding sequence ATGAAGAAAAAACTCAGTCTGTGCCTCATTGCCCTTGTCTTGGCATGGGCAATTCTCACTTTCCTTATCTGGCCGCAAGCTAATCTGCTGTTTTCCATATTCTTCCCCGATGGGCATTTTTCTTTCGACGCGGTGGAAAAGCTCATAAAATCACAACGCGCTACTAGATCCTTGATAAATAGTGTGTTGCTTGCGCTCTTCCTTTCAGTCAGCAACAATCTCGTAGGTATTTTCATTGTGCTTGTCACCAGGTATTTTCGTATCTATGGTGCACAATTATTATGGCTAGGTTTCGCCACGACATTCATCTATGGCGGTGTAGTGCTCGCTGCTGGATACAAGTTCATTTATGGCGCCAAGGGCATTGCCACACAACTCTTATCCAGTTTTATTCCGGGACTAGACCCGCATTGGTTCCAAGGATTCTGGGCTGTCGCTTTTACGATGACACTCGCCACTACCACCAATCACCTCCTCTTTGTCTCGGCAGCATTAAGAAAAATAGATAATCAAACCATTGAGGCGGCTCGGAATATGGGAGCGTCGCATTTGCTCATTCTGCGTCGCATTGTCTTACCGACGCTCGCCCCCACCCTTTTTGCGGTCACTATCCTTACTTTCCTCACCGGTCTTGGAGCACTGTCCGCGCCACAAATCCTGGGTGGACGCGAATTTCAGACGATAACGCCCCTGGTTCTCGCGTTTTCCATGAGTCAATCCTCTAGACAACTGGCTGCACTTTTAGCATTGAGTCTCGGACTGATCACCATTGGGCTCCTGGTTGTGTTTAATCACCTGGAAAAGTCGGGAATGTATTTCTCTGTTTCTAAGGTATCCATGCGACTACAAAAACAGAAAATCGACAATCCCATTGCAAACAATTTAATTCATCTACTCGCTTACTTCCTGTGGCTCCTCTACATCCTTCCCATTGCGCTAATCGTCATATTCTCCTTTATGTCACCAGCAGCCATTGCCGACGGGAAACTCAATTTCAGCGCCCTGAGCTTAGAGAATTACATACGCGTCTTTACTCACGACAATGCGCTACGGCCTTTCGTCGTCAGTGTTGGCTATGGTGTATTGGCTGCCCTCATCGCTACCGTGCTCATGCTTTTTGTTGCGCATATAGTGAGCAAATATCACACCGCACTTGCAAAAATACTGGAGTATGCACTACATATCCCTTGGCTATTACCAGCGACAATGCTCGCATTAGGTTTGATTATGAGTTACGATCACCCCACTGCACAATTAGGTGGCATGGTGCTTACTGGAACCCCAATCATATTGCTCATTGCCTATGTAATCGTGAAAATCCCATTCACGCTACGCCTGCTCAAGGCGGCATTCAGCTCGCTCAATTCCTCATGCGAAGAAGCTGCCACTCTGCTGGGCGCGAATCCGTTGTATATATTCCGACGTATTACATTGCCCGCAATCTTTCCGGCGACTGCAGCTGTTACCGCATTAAATATCACGAGTTTGCTTGATGATTACGATATGGCAGTCTTTTTGGCTCACCCACGCTATCAGCCCTTAGGGCTTATCATCCAAGCCAATACCACTGGTGCCGTAGGTCCTGAAGCTCATGCCAATACTCTTGTTTACTCGGTCTTGCTCATGATCATTTCTACTGTCACCATGTATGTAGTGTATGGACGTGCACATTCGGAAAGGTACACACGATGA
- a CDS encoding LacI family DNA-binding transcriptional regulator gives MIPPHNRITMADVAREAGVSRSSVSRVFLGQKKVSAENRRKVLEVAERLGYVPNVIASELASHQSRTVGLLLRDAANPAYGLLFTELQRQAQAAGINVVSMTISIDRHEQQHIASLNHLLGMQVAGLIVATGSVPSEKLVPFHNRLPIIRAGRPEPTGKIHAVSYDEVDAGTRLAHHVAHHGHRHVAVICTAPTASYPEWVRASSMITALAEHNVQVTQIHADHDDNGHNHLAQCLDTPRNDTPITAIMCPSDVRQLEVIRWAKARGFAIPDDLSITGCDGIMPGIDLLGISTYRIDVAGVATRVIEHITNLISAQAPPATIINETLPGTLIPGHTVAQPLLTNHA, from the coding sequence ATGATTCCACCACATAATCGCATTACTATGGCTGATGTTGCTCGTGAGGCAGGGGTATCTCGTTCTTCGGTTTCGCGTGTGTTTTTGGGACAGAAAAAAGTGTCTGCAGAAAATCGTCGGAAAGTGCTGGAAGTTGCCGAGCGCCTGGGTTATGTTCCTAATGTTATTGCTAGTGAATTAGCCTCTCATCAATCTCGTACCGTCGGTTTGCTCCTGCGCGATGCTGCCAATCCTGCCTATGGGCTGCTTTTTACCGAACTACAGCGACAAGCTCAAGCTGCAGGGATCAATGTGGTTTCGATGACTATTTCTATTGATCGCCATGAGCAGCAGCATATTGCTAGTCTGAATCATTTATTAGGTATGCAAGTCGCTGGTCTTATTGTTGCCACAGGTAGTGTTCCCAGTGAGAAATTGGTGCCGTTTCATAATCGACTCCCCATTATTCGTGCTGGTCGCCCAGAGCCGACAGGAAAAATACACGCAGTTTCCTATGATGAAGTTGATGCTGGTACTCGCCTAGCACATCATGTTGCACACCACGGACATCGTCATGTTGCGGTGATATGCACAGCACCAACAGCGTCTTATCCTGAGTGGGTACGAGCCAGCAGCATGATAACCGCCTTAGCGGAACATAATGTTCAGGTCACCCAAATCCACGCCGATCACGATGATAATGGGCATAATCACCTGGCACAATGTCTTGACACTCCACGCAATGACACACCCATTACTGCAATTATGTGTCCCTCTGATGTCCGCCAACTCGAGGTCATCCGTTGGGCCAAGGCACGCGGTTTCGCCATTCCCGACGACCTCTCCATAACCGGTTGCGATGGTATTATGCCGGGGATTGACTTGTTAGGAATCTCCACCTACCGCATTGATGTTGCAGGAGTTGCCACGAGAGTAATCGAACACATTACTAACCTAATCTCAGCGCAGGCGCCACCTGCCACCATCATCAATGAAACCCTACCAGGCACACTCATACCTGGGCATACCGTCGCACAGCCACTACTGACCAATCACGCTTAA
- a CDS encoding metallophosphoesterase, whose product MSFTSAEHPAPEHFLVHFSDTHFLAPHTTTLHGVARYYDHLAQLLESVAEYAIAPEALIFSGDLTDHGEEHAYASLRALVEPVAQRMGARVIWIMGNHDDRTNFRHMLLDEQPSNPLAPCDSVHWLGGLRIIALDTSVPGQHYGELSDAQLEWLATELRSTAPEGTILAMHHPPIPCIQAQARSVELRGQHRLKEVIYGSDIRSILAGHVHYSTFATFADIPVSVSMGTCYTQDLLTPKRGTRGRDAGQGMHFVHVYPDTIMHSVVQQPGGETVGRFVPGDATQ is encoded by the coding sequence ATGTCTTTTACCTCTGCAGAACACCCAGCGCCAGAACATTTCCTGGTCCATTTCAGTGACACTCACTTTCTGGCACCACACACCACAACATTGCATGGTGTCGCACGCTATTATGATCACCTCGCACAGCTGTTGGAGAGTGTGGCGGAATATGCCATTGCGCCTGAGGCTCTCATTTTCTCTGGCGATTTGACTGATCATGGCGAGGAGCATGCTTATGCCTCACTGCGTGCACTGGTCGAGCCTGTGGCGCAACGAATGGGCGCGCGCGTTATTTGGATTATGGGCAATCATGATGACCGGACAAACTTCCGTCATATGCTTCTCGACGAACAACCCAGCAATCCACTAGCGCCCTGCGATAGTGTGCACTGGCTTGGCGGGTTACGCATTATTGCACTCGACACTTCAGTCCCTGGTCAGCACTATGGCGAGCTTAGCGACGCGCAACTAGAGTGGTTAGCCACCGAGCTTCGTAGCACAGCACCAGAAGGCACTATTTTGGCCATGCATCACCCACCAATTCCATGTATCCAAGCACAAGCTCGGTCAGTGGAACTCCGAGGACAGCATAGGCTGAAAGAAGTGATTTACGGTAGTGATATTCGCAGTATTTTAGCTGGTCATGTCCACTATTCAACTTTTGCTACTTTTGCCGATATTCCGGTATCTGTTTCTATGGGAACCTGCTATACCCAGGATTTACTCACGCCAAAGCGTGGCACGCGTGGACGAGATGCAGGACAAGGAATGCATTTTGTTCATGTTTATCCCGACACCATTATGCATAGCGTCGTCCAGCAGCCCGGCGGAGAAACAGTAGGCAGATTCGTTCCTGGTGATGCCACGCAATAG
- a CDS encoding ABC transporter ATP-binding protein codes for MITYQNIDVAFQDFTAVKDLNLHINEGEFFTFLGPSGCGKSTTLRTLAGFVEPRSGKILVDGTDVTHLAPNKRNIGMVFQNYALFPSMSVRENIAFGLKVASLPRKEIAQRVHEIAEKVKLHSTELDKNLDELSGGQQQRVAIARALVMRPKILLLDEPLSNLDAALRQQLRLELKKLQAEFGITTIYVTHDQEEALSMSDRIAVFNHGKIEQIGTPTEIYERSATEFVCNFVGASSALTEVILTALNNQGAALRPQASSYIRGEKIAFVPFHHALPLRGRVVAQHYQGITSTAIVSMHEDPQCQLSVIYANDQQSYPQVGQECTVFINPADVLQFDSVASAETDTEVA; via the coding sequence GTGATTACTTACCAAAACATAGACGTCGCTTTTCAAGATTTTACGGCAGTGAAAGATCTCAACCTACACATTAATGAGGGTGAATTTTTCACGTTCCTCGGTCCATCGGGGTGCGGTAAATCGACCACACTACGTACTTTGGCAGGTTTTGTGGAACCACGTTCTGGAAAAATACTCGTCGACGGCACAGATGTTACGCATCTGGCGCCTAATAAGCGCAATATAGGTATGGTTTTCCAGAATTATGCACTCTTTCCGTCGATGAGTGTGCGGGAAAACATTGCTTTCGGGTTAAAAGTTGCCTCACTGCCACGCAAGGAAATAGCGCAACGGGTACATGAAATTGCGGAGAAAGTGAAACTGCACAGTACAGAGCTCGATAAAAATCTCGATGAACTATCCGGCGGTCAGCAGCAACGAGTGGCTATTGCGCGTGCCCTTGTTATGCGCCCAAAGATTCTTCTCCTCGACGAGCCTTTGTCTAATCTCGACGCAGCGCTACGGCAACAATTGCGCTTAGAACTTAAAAAGCTACAAGCCGAATTTGGCATTACCACTATTTATGTCACGCATGACCAAGAAGAAGCACTCAGTATGTCCGATCGTATCGCGGTGTTTAATCATGGGAAAATAGAACAGATCGGAACCCCTACAGAAATCTATGAACGCTCAGCCACCGAGTTTGTGTGCAATTTTGTTGGCGCGTCTTCTGCCCTAACAGAGGTCATACTGACTGCCCTCAATAACCAAGGAGCAGCACTTCGCCCCCAAGCAAGCAGCTATATTAGAGGGGAGAAAATCGCATTTGTTCCCTTCCACCACGCGCTCCCCTTGCGCGGGAGGGTCGTCGCACAGCACTATCAAGGGATAACCTCTACCGCCATTGTTAGTATGCACGAGGATCCGCAATGCCAGCTCAGCGTTATTTATGCTAATGACCAGCAGAGTTACCCTCAGGTTGGTCAGGAATGTACGGTGTTCATCAATCCGGCTGATGTTTTGCAATTTGACTCCGTCGCCAGTGCGGAAACAGATACTGAGGTGGCATAG